From Epinephelus lanceolatus isolate andai-2023 chromosome 5, ASM4190304v1, whole genome shotgun sequence, the proteins below share one genomic window:
- the LOC117261960 gene encoding endonuclease domain-containing 1 protein-like has product MIFYRMDQMLIWVLVIMMAAAEVQEKLSPECKQFLYMGTLPRGLEEQPLKKICQVYRGSPRFVTLYDTISHIPVYSAYTFKRSDGFKKVDVPWMYEPQLSTVSDSGEMQQFPSENVHKSFEDAQAVLDDYSDSVMFERGQLNPDEHQADPDDKASTYTLTNVVPQVREFNIGPWKHHEHTIRRRLNNYCRGTAYVVTGITTSGHTIRRHNINRLGIPTYLWSAYCCTDFDHNAPYSERSKFPAFAAHGLNDREDNKVQEMTVQQLEDFLKRVTYVGSSFQIFYDNCVPPNSANSALHLP; this is encoded by the exons ATGATCTTCTATAGAATGGATCAAATGCTCATCTGGGTTCTTGTCATCATGATGGCGGCAGCAGAGGTGCAGGAAAAACTCTCACCCGAGTGTAAACAGTTCCTGTACATGGGCACGCTGCCTCGAGGGCTCGAGGAGCAGCCTTTAAAAAAGATCTGCCAGGTCTATAGGGGCAGCCCACGATTTGTCACCCTGTACGACACCATCAGCCACATCCCGGTTTATTCTGCGTACACCTTCAAGCGTTCGGACGGCTTCAAGAAGGTCGATGTGCCGTGGATGTATGAGCCACAG CTGTCCACAGTGTCTGACTCAGGCGAGATGCAACAGTTCCCTTCAGAAAACGTCCACAAGAGCTTTGAGGATGCTCAGGCCGTGCTTGATGACTACTCTGACAGTGTAATGTTTGAACGTGGTCAGCTGAACCCAGACGAGCACCAGGCCGACCCTGACGACAAAGCATCCACTTACACCCTGACAAACGTGGTCCCCCAGGTCCGAGAGTTCAACATCGGTCCCTGGAAACACCACGAGCACACCATCCGCAGGAGGCTCAACAACTACTGCCGTGGCACCGCCTATGTGGTCACTGGGATCACTACCTCCGGGCACACAATCCGACGCCACAACATCAACCGCCTGGGCATCCCCACCTACCTCTGGTCGGCCTACTGCTGCACCGATTTTGACCACAATGCACCGTATTCTGAGCGCTCAAAGTTTCCTGCATTTGCAGCTCATGGGCTCAACGACAGGGAGGATAACAAGGTTCAGGAGATGACAgtgcagcagctggaggacTTCCTGAAGAGGGTAACTTATGTCGGCAGCTCTTTCCAGATCTTCTATGACAATTGTGTGCCTCCTAATAGTGCTAATAGTGCCCTGCACCTGCCTTGA